A window from Canis lupus baileyi chromosome 4, mCanLup2.hap1, whole genome shotgun sequence encodes these proteins:
- the KCNMB1 gene encoding calcium-activated potassium channel subunit beta-1, with amino-acid sequence MGKKLVMAQKRGETRALCLGVAMVMCAVIAYYILGTTMLPLYQKSVWTQKSTCHLIETNIREQEELEGKKVPQYPCLWVNVSAVGRWAVLYHTEDTRDRNQQCSYIPGSLENYQVARADVEKVKAKFHEQQIFYCFSTTRENETTVLYRRLYGPQTLLFSLFWPTFLLTGGLLIIAMVKINQSLSILAAQK; translated from the exons ATGGGCAAGAAGCTGGTGATGGCCCAAAAGCGGGGAGAGACTCGAGCCCTTTGCCTGGGTGTGGCCATGGTGATGTGTGCGGTCATTGCCTACTATATCCTGGGCACGACCATGCTGCCCCTCTACCAGAAAAG TGTGTGGACGCAGAAATCCACGTGCCATCTGATTGAGACCAACATCAGGGAGCAAGAGGAGCTGGAGGGCAAGAAGGTGCCCCAGTACCCGTGCCTGTGGGTTAACGTGTCAGCTGTGGGCCGGTGGGCTGTGCTGTACCACACAGAGGACACTCGGGACCGGAACCAGCAG TGCTCCTATATCCCAGGCAGCCTGGAGAACTACCAAGTGGCCCGGGCCGATGTGGAGAAGGTCAAAGCCAAATTCCACGAGCAACAGATTTTCTACTGCTTCTCAACAACCCGGGAGAACGAGACCACTGTCCTGTATCGGCGCCTCTATGGGCCTCAgaccctcctcttctctctcttctggccCACCTTCCTGCTGACCGGAGGTCTCCTCATCATCGCCATGGTCAAGATAAACCAGTCCCTTTCCATCCTGGCAGCTCAGAAGTAG